A window of Verrucomicrobiota bacterium contains these coding sequences:
- a CDS encoding FAD-dependent oxidoreductase, giving the protein MNKRVAIIGSGIAGMGSAWYLRDRFDLTLYEKSDYAGGHTNTVYINESSGRVPVDTGFMVYNEYTYPNLVKLFRELKVETVETSMSFSVQNLARDLEYSCTGFNSYFAQTKRLFDPAHWRLLNQIKAFFSSAKDFLSTSADMSVTLGQFLDLYSLDESLAQDYLLPMTAAIWSTPPGKMLDYPALSLLRFLNNHRLLGIGIQLMWRTVVGGSDQYKHKILEAIPGQVHLNRSAVKITALSNHKVSVTDASGETEEYDYVLIATHADQALRILEKPSPLQQRLLSAFSYTRNKVALHSDETVMPKSKKAWASWNFRTARKSDSGDCSSTHYWMNNLQKISNNRNYFVSVDYKGAINPSLLHWESEYTHPVFDVAAIQAQHDLFKLNREGNIHFAGSYFKNGFHEDALSSAIDAVNSIKIKDTKHELLFV; this is encoded by the coding sequence ATGAATAAACGTGTGGCCATTATTGGATCCGGCATCGCCGGGATGGGAAGTGCCTGGTACCTCAGGGACCGGTTTGACCTTACGCTGTATGAAAAATCCGATTACGCGGGAGGCCACACCAATACGGTTTACATTAATGAATCATCCGGTCGAGTTCCGGTAGACACGGGCTTCATGGTTTATAACGAGTACACCTATCCCAACCTCGTGAAACTCTTCCGCGAACTGAAGGTGGAAACGGTGGAGACATCCATGTCCTTCAGTGTTCAGAATTTGGCTAGAGATCTGGAATATTCATGCACGGGGTTTAACTCTTATTTTGCTCAAACAAAAAGACTCTTCGATCCAGCGCACTGGCGTTTATTAAATCAAATCAAAGCGTTTTTCAGCTCTGCCAAGGACTTCTTGAGCACGTCGGCTGACATGAGCGTTACCCTGGGTCAATTCCTCGATCTATACTCACTCGATGAATCTCTGGCACAGGATTACCTCCTGCCGATGACCGCCGCGATCTGGTCCACGCCGCCAGGGAAAATGCTCGATTACCCGGCTCTGTCTCTTCTTCGGTTCCTGAATAACCACCGACTATTGGGCATAGGCATTCAATTGATGTGGCGCACGGTTGTCGGTGGAAGTGATCAATATAAGCATAAAATCCTCGAGGCCATCCCTGGGCAAGTACACCTAAATAGATCGGCGGTAAAAATTACTGCCCTTTCAAATCATAAAGTATCAGTCACTGACGCGTCAGGAGAAACAGAAGAATACGATTACGTTTTGATTGCAACTCATGCTGACCAGGCACTTCGCATTCTGGAAAAGCCTTCGCCGCTGCAACAACGTCTACTCTCCGCCTTCAGCTACACAAGAAACAAGGTTGCCCTCCATAGCGACGAGACGGTCATGCCAAAAAGCAAAAAGGCCTGGGCATCCTGGAATTTCCGTACGGCACGTAAATCCGATTCCGGCGATTGTTCGTCCACTCATTATTGGATGAACAATCTGCAGAAAATCTCAAACAATCGGAACTATTTCGTGAGTGTCGATTACAAAGGCGCAATAAATCCTTCACTCCTTCATTGGGAATCCGAATACACGCATCCGGTCTTCGATGTTGCTGCGATTCAGGCACAACATGACCTGTTTAAATTAAACCGGGAAGGTAATATCCATTTCGCTGGCAGCTACTTTAAAAACGGGTTCCACGAAGACGCTCTTTCCTCAGCGATTGACGCCGTAAACTC